DNA sequence from the Candidatus Zixiibacteriota bacterium genome:
AGAGGTGTTTGGATCGCTGTAATCCCACTGCTGTTCGAGCAGGATGACATCTCCGGGCGACAGCGCGTCGATGGTGTAAAGTAACGCGCCGGGCACATTCCATTCGGGCGGACTGCCGTAATAGGTTCCACAGGTCTTGAGCGTAGCCTGATTACAGATACCTGTCGTACCCCAGGAATTGACATCAGCAACCAGCATACCGATCACCGCAGTGCCGTGGTCATCGGTTTCACCCGGCGGAAGCGCGATCGGGTTGGGATTGATCTGTGAACCCGGTCCTTTACTTATATCGCTATGATAGAGCGTCCAGCCATACTCGAGATCGCAGACTGTAACACCCTGACCTTTACCGCCGTTATGACCCCAGGCATACTCAGTATCCATACCGGTCGGTGTGGCCGTAGCCGGATCGAGATAAAACTGCGAATCAATATAATAGCCGGGCGACGGAAGCCGTACCGGACGAGGTACCGGGCGGGCCAGAATCACTTCCGGGAGTTGTTCCAGCTTACTGCTGATTTCCCAGACATCCGCATCGGATGATATCCTCAAGCGGTAGGTATTGTTCAGGTTGTAGAGGTCCCTGCCTGATCGAGACTCACCGATTTCTTCGAGCTGATCAATTTTCTCCTCCGGCAGATCGCAGATTCTTTTCCACTCCGCGAATGCGAGGCCGGAAAGGACATCCTCGAGACCATCCAGAGACCTGCCGGCTGCCATATCTGTGAGCTGACCGGAGCGAAGCCGTATTTGCGAACCCTTTTCAAACATCACCTCGATCAAGTCTCGTTCTGCCATGTACGGCCGCGAAACAGCCGGATTGCTGTTGGACGAATCGGCTAATATGTTTATTCCATTCGATACCAAAGCAAATATAACAATGCTTAGAATAGAGATAACCTGCTTGTTCATTAGTACCCCCAGGGATAAAAATTTATAAAATCGGTTTATGTAGCCATAATAACGACGCACGAACCTATTTCGATTTTACCCCTGTGAAGATGTAACTCTCAATTCTGTGGCTTGCAGATGATAGGAACTCTACTCTCATTTTACCGGATTGCGGTTTTTTGTCAAGCATTATTCCATAGATGGGGAGATTTGTCCTGTTTTTTGATAGCTGGAACAGAACCTGGCCGGTCGCTGTTTTAACAGGTATGGATTTTATAGTATTATGCTAAAGTATGCGGGGTAAGGCATTGATTACCAGCAAAGTAATACACCTGATCGTTTTCCTGGTTGCGATATCGGCAGGTTTGAACAATAGTCCAGTAAAGGCCGAAGCTGTTCGGGTCGGTCATGTCGAAGCGGAGCTTGTATCCGAGGTCGATGAGATCAGTCCGGGGCAGTCGATCTGGGTTGGACTGCACCTGAAGATGGATGATAAGTGGCATGTCTACTGGCGAAATCCGGGCGATGCCGGGCTTCCACCGAAGATAAACTGGGATCTTCCGGATGGTTTCGAAGCTGGCTCAATCACCTGGCCACACCCGGAACGTATTGAGGTTGAGCCGGTTACGAGTTTCGGCTACTATCGCGAGGTGCTTCTGCCGGTTCGCCTGACAGTCCCGGAATCGATACAAATCGATGATACCGTTGAGCTTAAAGCAAATCCTGAATGGCTGGTTTGCAAACAGGTATGTATACCCGGGGAAGCGGAGTTGAGCCTCAGGCTGCCTGTCAGCCAGGATCATCCGAGCTACAATACTGCCTGGTCGGATAAATTCAACCAGGTCAGAAATAATCTGCCGTTAAAAGAGCATGGCTGGAAGATCAGTGTTTCCGGTGATGAAACCGGCTTTTCAGTCGAACTGGTAAAACCACAGTGGTTTGAAGCCGATATCGGCCAGATTAACTTCTTTCCATATAAACAGGGAGTTGTCGATATTTCCTCAATACAGGAAATGACGACTAATGATTCCGGATACGTTCTGTTGATAGACCGCAACCCGAATCTTAAACAGATACCAGACAGCCTGTCTGGAGTCCTGGTATCGTCTTCCGGATGGCGGGGGCCGGATTCAGAGCAAGCGATCGAATTTGTACTGCCGGTTACGAGCGATCGTCCGGAGGCCGAAGCGCTGGCTTCAATAAATATATGGCAAGCGCTTCTGTTTGCCTTTATTGGCGGGATGATATTGAACCTGATGCCCTGCGTTTTGCCGGTACTGTCGATAAAGATTTTAGGTTTTGTCAATCAGGCCGGCGAGGAGCGCGGAAAGATCTTCGCCCATGGCCTCATTTTTACAGCCGGTGTGCTGCTGTCGTTTATCGCTCTGGCAGTAGTTTTGATTTTACTGCGCGCCGGAGGTCAGGAACTGGGCTGGGGATTTCAGCTCCAGTCGCCGGGATTTCTGGCCGGGCTGTCGATTTTCATGTTCCTGTTTGCCTTAAATCTACTGGGCGTATTTGAAATCGGCACCAGCCTGACCCGTCTCGATGCCGGGCAGTCCTCCGGATGGTCCGGCTCATTTCTGAACGGCGTGACCGCGACTGTGGTGGCGACACCCTGTACCGCGCCGTTTATGGGGTCGGCCCTGGGATTCTCGCTCTCGCAACCGGCCTGGGTGTCGCTATCGATCTTCCTCTTTCTGGGGCTCGGGATGGCGTTTCCCTACCTGATTCTGTCTGCTTTTCCGCGTTTTCTCAAGCTTTTGCCAAAACCGGGGCGCTGGATGGAATCACTTAAGCAATTTATGGGCTTTTTGCTTTTGGCTACCGTGATCTGGCTGGCATGGGTTTTGGGAGTGCAGGCGGGTGTGAATTCCGTTGCGGTTTTGATGATCGCGTTGCTTGTATCAGCCCTGGGTGGCTGGATCTATGGGCGCTGGGGAGGACAGGTCAGTTCTTCTTCGGCACGAACTGTCGCGACACTTTTGGCAATCGTTTTGATCCTCGGGAGTTTCGGGTTTTCCGTGAGCGGAGTTGGATTGATGGCGGTCGACGAAGGGATCAGTTATCAGTTTTCCGGTGATGGTCTCGACTGGTTAAAATTCGACCCGGATCATGTAGCTGAACTAATCGAATCCGGCCAGCCGGTTTTTATCGATTTCACTGCCGCATGGTGCCTGAGTTGCCAGGTCAATGAAAAAGTAGCGTTCGGCTCCGAGGAAGTTCGTCAAAGGATCGCCGACCTGGGAGTGACCACATTTAAGGCAGACTGGACCAGGCGCGATGACACAATTACACGAGCGCTGGCGGAGTACGGGCGTAACAGCGTGCCCCTGTATGTTCTTCACACCAATGATGGCGAGGAAATCATATTGCCGGAAATCATCACGCCTGAGATAGTTCTCGATGCCTTGAATAAAATCGACAGTTGATCGAATCAGACGATCAGCAAATTCCATAGTAAAAGGAGTAGAAAGTGAAAGCACTTAAAATTTACGCAGTTTTGTTCAGCCTGGTATTTATCGTTGTCGCCTGTGAATCGGGAGGTGATCAGGCGCAGACCGAATCCTCCGCAGAAGCCCGGATGAGCTCAGCGGATAAGGAAACTCATTCCGGCACTGCCACTGTTAGCGAACCCGCACCCGATTTTACGCTGACTTCAACTGCCGGTAAGACGCACAGCCTGTCAGATTTTTCCGGTAAGTATGTCATCCTGGAGTGGATAAATTTCGATTGTCCATTTGTTAAGAAGCATTACCGCTCAGGTAATATGCAGGAGATTCAGAAGAAGTATCGTGAAGAAGGCGCGGTCTGGCTGACAATCTGTTCATCGGCTCCGGGAAAGCAGGGTTATTTCGAAGGTCAGGCTCTGGATGATCGAATCGAAAAAGAGAACTGGATGGGCGATGCCTACCTGCTCGATTCGGATGGGAAGGTCGGTAAGATGTATGCCGCCAAAACCACGCCGCATATGTATATAATCGATCCTGACGGGGTTCTGCTCTATGCCGGCGCGATCGACGACACCCCCTCGACCAAGCAGGAGGATATCCCTAAATCGATCAATTACGTGGTAGAGGCGATGACTGCATCCATGGCCGGCGAAGAGGTCGATCCCAGCTACACCAAAGCCTATGGTTGTTCGGTGAAGTATTAAGTTGATCAGACTGACCGATAAGCCAGTAAACTTACAACGGATTAATCAGTTTTGAAAATAAGAGCGGGCAGGTTCTGAGATGAACCTGCCCGTTTGATATATTATCATGCGCTCGCGGTCGGGGAAAGAATCTCATCCAGGTCTTCTTCTACCGTTGTTACACCCCGCAGACCGAATTTGTCGCTCAATATCGCGAGTACATCGGGACTGACAAAGGCCGGCAGGCTGGGGCCCAGGCGGATATTCTCAATACCCAAATAGAGAAGTGTAAGCAGGATACAGACTGCCTTCTGCTCATACCAGCTGAGTACGAGAGTCAATGGCAGATCGTTTACATCGCAATTAAAAGCATCCGCCAGTGACTGCGCGATCTTGATTGCCGAGTAGGCGTCATTGCACTGACCGACATCCAGCATCCGGGGAAGATCGCCGATCTGGCCGAAATCGAGCTTATTGAACCGGTACTTTCCGCAGGCCAGGGTCATAATCAGGCAGTCTTCTGGTACCGCCTGAGCCATCTCGGTAAAATAGTTGCGACCGCTTTTAGCGCCGTCACATCCGCCAATCAGAAAGAAATGCCGGATTTGCTGATCCTTGACTGCCTTGACGATATCGCCGGCCACCGATGATACCGCGTTGTGGCCGAAACCGGTCATAGTAAACGCCGGTTCATCATCTTCGTTAAACCCGGGAGAATTCTGGGCAGACTCGATCACTTCCGAGAAATCATAGCCGTCGATATGTCGTACGCCGGGCCACTCTACCAGCCCGCTGGTGTAAATCCGGTCCTTGTAGCTGTCACGGGGTTCCTGTATACAGTTAGTTGTCATCAGGATCGGTCCCGGGAAAGCGTCGAACTCCCGTTTCTGCTTCTGCCAGGCACCGCCGTAATTGCCGACCAGGTGTTCGTATTTTTGCAACTCGGGATAACCATGGCAGGGAAGCATTTCACCGTGGGTATAGATATTAATACCGGTTCCCTCGGTCTGCTTGAGCAGTTCGGCCAGATCCTTGAGATCGTGACCTGAGACCAGTATCGCTTTGCCCGCAACAGGAGTGGTGCGCACTTTGGTCGGCCTGGGATGCCCGTAAGCTCCCGTATTGGCCTGGTCCAGAAGCTCCATGACACGGTAGTTGACTTTCCCGACATCCAGAGCCATAGTCGTCAGTTGCTCAGGATCGGCAGGTTTTTCGGCCAGAAACCCCAGCGCTTGCTCGAAAAATGCATAGATATCGTCATCTTCCTGCCCCAGTATATAGGCGTGATGAGCGTAGGCGGCACTGCCCTTGAGACCGTACATGATCAATTCCTGTAATCCTGCGACATCGTGGCCGTAAGCCTGCAGGCGGATTTCGGGAGTCAGGTTCTGGCCGGTTTCGATCAATGATTTGAGATCGTCAGGCAGGGGTTTGACTTCGAAAGGAATATCCTCGTTGAGCTTATCCGCGTGGTCGCTGAGGAGTTCGCGATGTTGGGCCAGAGCCTGCGCGAGGTATTCCTCGCCTGTTTTGATCATACGGGCGATGTTTTCCGGGTCAAAATTGACATTGGTTACAGTGGTGAAGAGCGCTTCCATAATGAAGCGGTCGATGTCACGGCTTACCTTCCCGGCTTTCCGGGATTCTGAGGCGAACCATCCGAGTTTCTTGCTGGTATCCACAAGCAGGTCTTGCAGTTTGGCGGTTTCGGGACTTTTACCGCAGACGCCGCGCTTGGTGCATCCGCTTCCACCGGCGGTCTGTTCGCATTGAAAACAAAACATACTCATCTTATGATCACTCCTTTGCATTTGTCGTTTTTCTAATTTATTGCAGTTCCGCAATCTCTTTCTGTCTTGTTGAACCGGAATAAAACAGGTTTGGATGATATAACTTTTGACCCAGGTCAAATTTGATAAATTTTCTCGGGATTTTTTTGCTGACAATTGCGGTTTCTGATAATATCGTATCGCAAATAGATGTTGACTAATTTTAAGATGTTAGTATATTGGTAGTGCGTGATTTAGTGCTATAAGTGAATACTTCTGTTTCGGCATCTATCCGCCCGAAACTAATTTGTGATTAAAAGTTAGATCTGACGCGTAAGATGTCGTGACGAATACCCGACGGGAGAAGTCATGGGCCGTAGTCTGAGACTTGATACCCTCGAACCTTATCATTCATATCCTCACTTTTTTGACGCGCTCGGGAAATTTCTGATGACGGTTCTGATTCAGAGCCAGTTAATTTCCAAGGACGTTGTCGCCCTGCAGGATTAAACCGATACTCTCAGTCTTTTTCCTTAATTAAAACTATAAATCGACAGCAGGAGTTGTATGACATGAATACAAGCGTTAAGATAATCCCCAAAACAACCGCTTTGGCGATTTTGGTCTTCGTCTTTATGAGCACGCTTTTTATTTCCGGTTCAGCCAATGCGCAGTTGAGCCGGTCCCAACTGGATCAACTGCAAAAGCGCGCGCAAGCCGAAGACTGGACATTCGAGATAAGCGAAAACCCGGCCACACAGCAGTCGCTGGATAACTTGTGTGGTTTGAAAGAGCCGGAGAACTGGCGTGAAAATGCCAGTTTTGATCCCTGTACTCCTAAACGTGAGCTTCCGGAGTATTTCGACTGGAGAGATTCCGGTTATTGCACTCCGATCCGTAACCAATCAAGTTGTGGAAGCTGTTGGGCTTTCGGATCTGTCGGACCGCTGGAAAGCAATATACTTCGTGTCGACGGTTTGGAGGTCGACCTCTCCGAGCAGTGGCTGGTGAGCTGTAACAGCGAAGGCTGGGGTTGTGACGGTGGATGGTTCGCCCATGACTACCATCAGTTCAAGACCGATCCCTGTGGTGGAACCGGGGCGGTCTACGAGAGCGATTTCCCGTACACCGCAACCGATGAGGCCTGCAACTGTCCCTACGAGCATCATTTCACAATAGATTCGTGGTCGTATATCGGAGGCAGTTCAACAGTTCCCGCGCCCGACGCGATCAAGCAGGCGATACTCGATCACGGCCCGGTTTCGGTGGCGGTGATCGTGACTTCGGCAATGCAGGGTTACAGTGGCGGTGTTTTCAACGCTCCCGCGACCGGAAGTGTCAATCATGCGGTTGTGCTGGTTGGCTGGGATGACAGTCAGGGGACCAACGGTGTCTGGTTTATGCGCAACTCCTGGGGGACCGGCTGGGGCGAAGATGGCTATATGCGGATCGAATACGGTGTGGCTGATATCGGCTATGGTGCCTGCTACGTCGAATATTCCGGTGTGGATAAGCTGGCAATAGAATATGTCAGTGAGCCCCCGGAATTTGTAATGCCGGGAGAACAGCACAGTTTCCAGGTCTCGGTCGAGGGCATTTACGGCGGTCAGCCTATGTCACAGAGCGGGACGTTGCATTATTCGATCAACGGCGAAGCGTATCAAACGTCTGCGATGACCGAGATCGAAACGAACCTCTACGAAGCGAAACTGCCCGCGCTTGAATGTTATGATTTCATCGATTTCTATGTCTCCGCGGTCGAGGCGTCAGGTGACACTATTTACAGCCCGGTTGGAATGAATCCCTACAGCGCGGTAGCCACTACGGAAGTGGTCGATGTCTTCTCCGATGATTTCGAGACGGACCAGGGCTGGGTGGTGACCGGCAACGCTGTCGATGGACAGTGGAATCGCGGCATCCCGGTCAATTATGGTCGTGGCGATCCGGTCAGCGATTACGATGGTTCCGGCCAGTGTTACCTGACCGACAATTACGCCGGTAATTCCGATGTCGATGATGGAAGTACAATTTTGACTTCACCGATTTTCGACCTGAGCGAGAGTGAAGCAATTATCAAATACGCTCGCTGGTATTCCAACAGTTACGGGGCCGATCCCTATAATGACCAGATGCAGGTCTATGTCTCCAACGACGCCGGCCAGAACTGGGTGCTGGTGGAAAATATCGGACCGGTGGAACAGTCCTCCGGCGGATGGTATACCAATACCTTCTGGGTCTCCGACCTGGTGACACCGAGTTCTCTGATGCAACTGCGCTTCAACGCTTCCGACCTGAGTTCCGGTTCGGTTGTGGAGGCGGCGGTTGACGCGGTCGAGGTCAAAACCCTGCTGTGCGGTCCGCAGTATGTCTGTGGTGATGTCAACGCCGATGAAATCGTTGATGTCTCGGACGCTGTCTATATCGTTAACTTCGCCTTTGCCGGCGGTCCGGCTCCGGACCCGATCGAAGCTGGCGATGTTACCTGCGATCTGACGGTCGATGTCTCCGACGCTGTCTTTATCATTAATTTCGCTTTCTCGTCAGGTTTCATGCCCTGCGATACCGATGGTGACGGTGAACCGGATTGTTGATTCTGTTCGCTTGAATTGTTGCCTCGAATAAACCGAACCCGCCTGTACGCAAAACAGGCGGGTTTTTTTTGAATAGTTTCAACATATCTGCATCGAGATTAATTGCCATATTATGGTGCGTAAAATGTCTACGTATTCCTTATGCGATTTACTCGTATTGTGTTAACACCTGCAATTCTTTAAAGTTAGAAGCAAGTCAATGTTTGAAATGTCGTTTTTGTTAATCTGTGAGAGTATTTATTAAGCAGGAATTGCAAATATTGGAAAAGCCCTCGGAGGTGCTTTTCAATGAATGATTATAAGTATATCCGCTGGTTTGAAGATCTCGGTTCCGAAGAAGTTGATATCGTCGGTGGCAAAAATGCTTCATTGGGAGAGATGATTAGTGCTCTCCGGGAAGAGAGCATTTTAGTTCCGGCGGGATTTGCGACGACCTCCGAAGCCTATCACGACTATATTCGTGAAAATGATATCAAGGATAAACTCTCGGAAAAACTGGGTAAGCTCAAAAAAGACATGAGCAACCTGGGCAAGATCGGCAAATCAATTCGTCGCTTGTTTTTAAAAGGTGAATTCAGTGATGAAGCATCCGGGGAAATCCGCAGTGCATACGCAGAGCTTTCCCGTCGCAACGATCGCGAGGAGGTCGGGGTAGCTGTCAGAAGCAGTGCCACAGCTGAGGATCTGCCCGATGCCAGTTTTGCCGGTCAACAGGAGACGTTTTTGAATATCTCTGGCGAAGATGATGTTCTGGATGCGTGCAAAAGGTGTTATGCTTCGCTGTTTACCAATCGGGCGATCAGTTACCGAATCGAACGCGGGTTTGATCATTTGGATGTAGCCCTTTCAATCGGAATACAGAAGATGGTGCGTGCCGATAAAGCCGGTTCAGGTGTTATGTTTTCTATCGATACCGAATCCGGTTTCGAAAAAGTGGTCGTCATCGATGCCGCCTGGGGACTGGGTGAAAATGTCGTCCAGGGAGCTGTCAATCCGGATGAGTACCAGGTCTTCAAGCCTCTTTTGAATAAGGATAATTTCAAACCAATCATCGACAAGACTCTTGGAGACAAGTCCAAAAAAATGGTATACGCCCGCAACGGTTCGGTTAATACCCGTAATGTGGATACATCCAAAAAGGAAAGAAACAGCTATGTGCTCAACGATGATGAGATTATCAGGCTGGCGCGCTGGGCTGTGAAAATAGAAGATCATTACGGCAGGCCGATGGACATGGAGTGGGCCAAGGATGGTCAGGATAATGAATTATATATTGTCCAGGCACGACCTGAAACTGTTCAATCTCAAAAAGAAGGTTTATCAATCAAGTCATTCGAGCTCAAAGAAGAGGGCGAGAAAATACTTTCCGGCCTCAGTATTGGAGAGGCGATCGCTTCCGGCAAAGCTCAGATCATCAAGGATGCCAATGATATCGATGATTTTAATAACGGTTCTATCCTGGTTACCGGCATGACAGATCCGGACTGGGTGCCGATTATGAAGAAATCGGCTGGAATCGTTACCGACTATGGCGGACGAACTTCGCACGCCGCAATTGTCAGCCGCGAACTCGGAATACCGGCTATCGTTGGAACCGCTGAGGCTACAGAGGCAATCGCGGACGGCCAGGAGATTACAATAGATTGTACTTCAAGTGACGAGGGGATTGTGTATGACGGGAGTTTGGATTTCGAGGAATCTGAAATGGATCTCAAAAAAGTACCTGAAACCAAAACCGAGATAAAAATGAATATTGCCAGTCCCGGCGCGGCTTTCAGGTGGTGGCGTTTACCAGCCAGAGGGATCGGTTTGGCCAGGATGGAATTCATTATAAATAATTCGATAAAAATCCATCCCCGGGCACTTTTAGAGTACGACAACCTTGAAGATAAGCAGGTTAAAAAAAGTATTCGCAGGCTAACTCGTGGCTACGCTAACAAGGAAGACTACTTCATTATCAATCTGTCACAGGGAATCGCCCGGATCGCCGCTTCTCAGCATCCTTACCAGGTGCTGGTTCGTATGAGCGATTTCAAGTCAAACGAGTATGCCGATCTTATCGGAGGTGGCCCATTCGAACCCTCAGAAGAAAATCCAATGCTCGGATTCAGGGGCGCCTCACGGTATTATAACGATAAATTCAGGGGAGCTTTCTCGCTTGAATGCAGGGCGATCAGGAAAGTTCGCGATGAACTGGGCCTTTCCAATGTCGCTATCATGATACCGTTTTGCCGTACACTCGCAGAAGCCGATCGAATTCTTGAAATACTGGCCGAAAACGACCTGGAACGTGGCCGGAACGGTTTGCAGGTTTATGTCATGTGTGAGATTCCTTCCAATGTTATACTGGGCAGGGAATTCGCACAGCGCTTTGACGGTTTTTCGATTGGCACCAATGACCTGACCCAGCTCGTGCTCGGAATAGATCGTGACTCTGAGATTTTGAGTGGCCTCTTCGATGAACGAAATGAAGCTGTCAAACGCATGATATCTGATTTGATTGTAAAAGCCCATGAAGAAAACTGTGAGGTCGGGATCTGTGGCCAGGCGCCCAGCGATCATCCCGACTTTGCTGAGTTTCTGGTCCGATCGGGTATCGATTCAATCTCACTGAATCCTGACCGTGTACTGGATGTTATCCATAAAGTTGCAAAAGTGGAAGCAGAGATGGGCACAGATAAACAAAAAATAAAACAGCAACCCGGTGCGACTGTTGAATCATAAAAACATTGTTGTTCATTATAAATTGAAAGGAGTATTAAGATGTCTGTCGTAAAAGTAATTGAAATCCTGGCTCAATCCCCGGATGGATGGGAGGCCGCGGCACAGGAAGCGGTCAGCGAAGCATCCAAATCTGTCAAAAATATACAACATGTCTATGTCAAAGATTTCCAGGCTATTGTTGAGGAGGATAAGATAAAAATGTACCGCCTCAACGCCAAAATTTCCTTCTTGGTGGGAGAACAATAACCCCGCACCTCACTACTCTACCTGTATCTCAAGGCCCGGGGGACATCTTGGCCAAGATGTCCCCCAACTTTTTAAAGATACTAAGACTTATTCATCTGTTCAGATAAAAAGAATTGTGAGGTGTTGTTCTTGGAGTCTCAAACAGATCCGAAAGCAAAAAATACAGGTCGTGTGGTCGCTGTCGACGGCAGTGTAATCGACGCGGTCTTCGAGGAAAAGCTTCCAGCCCTTTACAACCTGCTAAAGATCGAAGCCGAGGAGAATATCTATGTCGAAGTGATCAGCCTTGTGAATTCGCACACTGTTCGGGGAATCGCGCTCACTCCTTTGCAGGGTCTCGAAAGGGACACTGAAATAATCGACAGCGGTTCGCCAATTAAAGTACCTGTCGGTAAAAAGCTGCTGGGTCGGGTTTTCGATGTCTTTGGCAATCCGATCGATAAAAAGGATCCCCCTGAGATAGAAGAACGACGTTCGATTCACGTCCGCCCGATAGCATTGACCGAACGGGAGACCTCGACTGAAATCTTCAAAACCGGTATCAAGGCGATCGATATCCTGGCCCCCCTCCAGAAGGGAAGCAAGGCCGGGCTGTTCGGCGGCGCCGGAGTCGGCAAGACCGTACTGATTATGGAAATGATCCACAATATGGTCGGTAAATACGAAGGTGTCAGTGTCTTCTGCGGCATCGGCGAAAGGGTGCGTGAAGCTGAAGAATTATATCGCGAGATTCGCGAAAGCGGTGTTCTGGAGAATTCGCTTTTGATCTACGGCCAGATGAACGAACAGCCGGGAGCGAGGTTTCGAGTCGGTCACAGCGCCCTGACGATGGCTGAATACTTCCGCGACGACGCCAACCAGGATGTTCTGCTTTTAATCGATAACATCTTTCGTTTTATCCAGGCCGGAGCCGAGGTTTCCGGTTTGATGGGCCGGCTTCCCTCACGGGTCGGCTATCAGCCCACAATGGGTACCGAGCTGGCTGAACTCCAGGAGCGAATCTGCAGTACTCGTAAGGCCGCCATCACCTCGATTCAGGCGATCTATGTTCCAGCGGATGATTTCACCGATCCAGCCGCGGTTCATGCTTTCAATCATCTCTCGTCTTCGATCGTGCTCTCGCGCAAACGTGCCAGCCAGGGGCTTTATCCGGCTATTGATCCTTTGCGTTCTTACTCCAAGCTGTTAGTGCCCCACGTGGTGGGAGAGAAGCACTATTCGATTGCCCAGGAAGTTAGAAAGACGTTGTCGGAGTATGAGGAACTCAAGGATATCATTGCAATGCTGGGGATGGAGGAACTCTCCCAGGAAGATCAGCGCACCGTTCATCGGGCACGCAAGCTGGAACGCTTTCTGACACAGCCCTTTTTCGTGACCGAGCAATTTACAGACAAAAAAGGCAAGATGGTCGATCTCGAAGACGCTCTCGAGGGTTGCCGGCGGATTCTGGATGATGAATTCGAGGAATTCAGCGAAGGTGACTTTTATATGGTCGGTTCACTCGACGATCTCAAGTCCAGAAAACAGACTTCAAAATCTAAACAATCTGAAACAGAAGAGGAAGCTTGAAATGAGGCTTAAAGTTTTAGTGCCGCATAAGGTTTTCTTCAATACTGAAGTTGACAACGTCAGTGCCGAGGGGATGGAAGGTTCATTCAGCCTGAGGCCGAATCATATCGACTATGTCTCCGCGCTTACTGCCGGAATTTTGACATATAAAATAGATAATGAAGACAGGTATATGGCACACGACGAGGGAATCCTGGTCAAAAATGGCGATCAGGTTATGATATCCACTTATAAAGCGATTAAAGACCGGCCACTGGGTGAACTCCAGAAAGCAATTGAAAAGGAGATAAAAGAGTTAAGCGACCAGGAAAAAAAGGCGCGTTCTTCGCTGGCGATGCTGGAAGGCAGTATCATCCGCAAATACACCGAACAGACTCACATGGAATGATGAATTTGACCTATGGAAGATAAATTCGGCAAAAAAATCGGAGAAAAGGAACAGCGTAAACTTAAAGCCAAACGCGATAAAAACAGATCCGGCCTGTGGTTCGGGTTGGGGATGTTCGGGTTGGTCGGATGGTCGGTGGCGATACCGACATTGATCTGCTTGGCGATCGGTATCTGGCTCGATTCAAAGAATCCGGGAAGTATCTCCTGGACATTGACATTTCTGGTGGTCGGAGTAATTCTCGGTTCACTCAACGCCTGGTACTGGGTCAAACGGGAGAGCAGTCGTGAATAACGCATCACATT
Encoded proteins:
- a CDS encoding dodecin domain-containing protein, translating into MSVVKVIEILAQSPDGWEAAAQEAVSEASKSVKNIQHVYVKDFQAIVEEDKIKMYRLNAKISFLVGEQ
- a CDS encoding F0F1 ATP synthase subunit epsilon, with product MMNSRNSAKVTFIWSVHSTISSPENRLQNLNNLKQKRKLEMRLKVLVPHKVFFNTEVDNVSAEGMEGSFSLRPNHIDYVSALTAGILTYKIDNEDRYMAHDEGILVKNGDQVMISTYKAIKDRPLGELQKAIEKEIKELSDQEKKARSSLAMLEGSIIRKYTEQTHME
- a CDS encoding F0F1 ATP synthase subunit beta encodes the protein MLFLESQTDPKAKNTGRVVAVDGSVIDAVFEEKLPALYNLLKIEAEENIYVEVISLVNSHTVRGIALTPLQGLERDTEIIDSGSPIKVPVGKKLLGRVFDVFGNPIDKKDPPEIEERRSIHVRPIALTERETSTEIFKTGIKAIDILAPLQKGSKAGLFGGAGVGKTVLIMEMIHNMVGKYEGVSVFCGIGERVREAEELYREIRESGVLENSLLIYGQMNEQPGARFRVGHSALTMAEYFRDDANQDVLLLIDNIFRFIQAGAEVSGLMGRLPSRVGYQPTMGTELAELQERICSTRKAAITSIQAIYVPADDFTDPAAVHAFNHLSSSIVLSRKRASQGLYPAIDPLRSYSKLLVPHVVGEKHYSIAQEVRKTLSEYEELKDIIAMLGMEELSQEDQRTVHRARKLERFLTQPFFVTEQFTDKKGKMVDLEDALEGCRRILDDEFEEFSEGDFYMVGSLDDLKSRKQTSKSKQSETEEEA